In Phlebotomus papatasi isolate M1 chromosome 1, Ppap_2.1, whole genome shotgun sequence, the following proteins share a genomic window:
- the LOC129802284 gene encoding putative helicase MOV-10 — protein sequence MTEQKTSKLDTKLEIVEAILAKLYINGSVKEGRLQKKVLYKMTNDYIRIKKIAHFTHKDMSGAMLQHGFCYYMEKEQAHKSKFFNVNTAAIGKLAEKYPRNNFLDESPEVSEGENCEEFDFTVKYVLTTELKQNQTFVFSDKSCIVCMETFDDQRMFECHMKRHGKEFLVRKTHNSWPQMINLKAVFQQEEGKFVFEIKSHEDDEDEEITITRIFLVLSEDNDFHEVKIYPQGNSVKFDIHCDIFSTENHPYSILVLFTLNRTISLVTQYHFKLNKLLCSNDIDDDAIKERNKSNIPKHIKRMVFEQLPSYYPSKEMKSLSKKKFAENNLTQVEKSLLSVISDLLKDGIRQKTYVSFWKTLIEMEDCAAEEQYAKITKTHQKLKFSQGFYILSIPNLSELTPAIVEWTKITIAPSDQPKKKVIGRVYQVRKNDVVLDIEEHLNLKALYNVRFLTNRLTIQLEREALQYVALHKISSFFFPAILPNHHFEQYEFEWINESVKTNPEQQSAIINIVGKASFPAPYILMGPPGTGKTTTIVEAICQILRQNPYTNILVSASSNYACNVITHRLLKHLPETSIFRMFAGSKEAEFDSIDHELVKISNLRFGSHYYPHLDELTQYNVVLTTLSVAGRFAQAKISCAYFSYVFIDESGSSTEPSTLVPIAGVISSKNNIHGQIILAGDPKQLGPIVISDTAMPHLGVSLLERLIDTGIYARDPNTRKYNPRAITKLIRNFRSHPKILEFPNKKFYSGELLAKGSPDVTHWACNWKYLPNQSIPILFEHVFGESEQDDNSSSWYNKREVKRVIFYIRKIMRERKAFGREIEQKDIGVITPYKKQCQKIMIECKRKNWVDIDVGSVEKFQGQEKPVIILSTVRSLTRGVGFLNNPKRLNVALTRAQALLIVIGNVDTLQMDPMWNEFIGFCKNNKLMKQIEEENEAVKVKGQVGKARRAKKAKTPDKVMQPSKQMKDLPFLPDVPKDTTRQSSESDNFINVRHNLVPHSINLTNMNSVGELRGVPSIERPSSLSRSPMGSSSHGNDSATTFRPSVTRQSNGSGNLKNDMHNVLPLSERNSKEVPMASSTERTTPLFSGNSMESVANRNSDFPTTLRFIRPDGFNPSYGSNISSRYVSNAAYRSQSNPTIHRKLKKESTCVIM from the exons atgactgaacaaaaaacAAGCAAGCTTGATACAAAATTAG AAATAGTTGAGGCAATCTTGGCTAAGCTATACATCAATGGGAGTGTAAAGGAAGGACGgctccaaaaaaaagttttatataaGATGACCAATGATTATATACGTATTAAGAAGATTGCGCATTTTACGCACAAAGAT ATGTCTGGGGCAATGTTACAACATGGTTTTTGCTACTACATGGAAAAAGAACAGGCTCACAAGTCcaaatttttcaatgtcaacACTGCTGCTATTGGAAAACTGGCAGAAAAGTATCCACGTAATAATTTTCTGGATGAGTCACCAGAAGTGAGCGAAGGAGAAAATTGCGAAGAATTTGATTTTACTGTAAAATATGTTCTGACCACCGAGCTAAAGCAAAATCAGACTTTTGTATTCTCTGATAAAAGTTGCATAGTCTGCATGGAAACTTTTGACGATCAAAGGATGTTTGAATGTCATATGAAGAGGCACGGAAAGGAATTCCTTGTTAGGAAAACACATAACTC GTGGCCACAAATGATAAACCTGAAGGCAGTTTTTCAGCAAGAAGAGGGAAAATTCGTATTCGAGATTAAGTCTCATGAAGATGACGAAGACGAAGAGATTACCATTACTCGAATCTTTTTGGTTCTTTCTGAGGATAATGATTTTCACGAAGTGAAAATTTACCCACAAG GAAATTCTGTGAAATTTGATATACACTGTGATATATTTTCAACTGAGAATCATCCTTATTCGATTCTGGTATTATTCACCCTTAACAGGACGATATCACTTGTGACACAGTATCATTTTAAG CTGAATAAATTACTGTGCTCCAATGACATTGATGATGATGCAATAAAGGAAAGGAATAAGTCGAACATTCCTAAGCACATTAA GAGAATGGTTTTTGAGCAATTGCCCTCATACTATCCGTCCAAAGAGATGAAGTCGTTGAGTAAGAAGAAATTCGCTGAAAATAATTTGACGCAAGTAGAAAAATCTTTGCTAAGTGTAATTAG TGATTTATTGAAAGATGGCATAAGACAAAAGACTTATGTATCATTCTGGAAGACTCTTATCGAGATGGAGGATTGTGCAGCAGAAGAACAGTATGCAAAAATCACTAAAACGcaccaaaagctaaaatttagcCAGGGTTTCTATATCCTTTCTATTCCAAATTTGTCTGAGTTAACTCCTGCAATTGTGGAATGGACCAAAATAACAATTGCCCCCTCTGACCAGCCCAAGAAAAAAGTCATCGGACGGGTATATCAAGTCAGGAAAAATGATGTTGTGCTAGATATTGAGGAGCATTTGAACTTGAAAGCATTGTACAATGTTCGTTTTCTTACAAATCGTTTGACGATTCAATTGGAGAGGGAGGCACTTCAGTACGTAGcattacataaaatttcatCCTTCTTCTTCCCTGCCATTCTGCCGAACCATCATTTTGAGCAATATGA GTTTGAATGGATCAATGAGAGTGTGAAGACGAATCCTGAGCAACAAAGTGCTATTATCAATATAGTTGGCAAAGCATCCTTTCCAGCACCTTACATCTTGATGGGACCTCCAGGCACAGGAAAAACTACCACAATTGTCGAGGCAATTTGTCAAATCTTGCGACAAAACCCTTACACTAATATCCTCGTATCAGCAAGTTCTAATTATGCTTGCAATGTTATTACTCATCGACTTCTAAAGCATCTGCCTGAGACCTCGATATTTCGGATGTTTGCAGGATCTAAAGAGGCAGAATTTGACTCTATTGATCATGAGTTggtgaaaatctcaaatttaagATTCGGCAGCCACTATTATCCACATTTGGACGAATTAACTCAATACAATGTTGTCCTCACAACACTTTCTGTCGCTGGAag ATTTGCTCAGGCTAAGATAAGCTGTGCGTACTTTTCGTATGTATTCATTGATGAGTCTGGCAGCAGCACAGAACCATCAACATTAGTTCCTATTGCTGGTGTTATATCATCTAAAAATAACATTCATGGTCAGATAATCCTAGCAGGTGATCCAAAGCAGCTTGGACCAATTGTGATATCCGATACAGCTATGCCACATTTGG gtGTATCCCTACTTGAGCGTCTTATTGACACCGGGATTTACGCTAGGGATCCAAATACGAGGAAGTACAATCCTCGTGCAATAACCAAACTGATTCGGAATTTTCGGTCACATCCTAAAATTCTAGAATTCccaaataaaaaattctattctgGCGAACTTTTGGCTAAAGGAAGTCCGGATGTGACACATTGGGCTTGTAACTGGAAATATCTACCCAACCAATCAATACCTATTTTGTTTGAGCATGTTTTTGGTGAATCGGAGCAAGATGATAATTCTTCCAGTTGGTACAATAAGCGTGAAGTCAAACGTGTTATTTTCTACATAAGAAAGATCATGAGAGAAAGGAAAGCATTTGGCAGAGAGATTGAGCAAAAGGATATTGGAGTAATTactccatataaaaaacaaTGCCAAAAGATAATGATTGAATGTAAAAGGAAGAATTGGGTGGATATTGATGTGGGTTCTGTGGAGAAATTCCAGGGTCAAGAGAAACCTGTTATAATTCTCTCGACTGTTCGATCATTGACACGTGGTGTGGGCTTTTTGAATAATCCCAAACGTCTCAATGTTGCTCTCACACGAGCACAAGCTCTTCTCATAGTTATAGGAAACGTTGATACCCTTCAAATGGATCCTATGTGGAACGAATTTATTGGTTTTTGCAAAAACAATAAACTTATGAAGCAGATTGAGGAGGAGAATGAAGCTGTTAAAGTTAAGGGTCAAGTCGGCAAAGCCCGGCGTGCTAAGAAAGCAAAGACTCCTGATAAGGTAATGCAACCATCGAAACAAATGAAAGATTTACCATTTTTGCCAGATGTACCTAAAGATACTACCCGTCAGAGTAGTGAATCTGACAACTTTATAAATGTTAGGCACAATTTGGTGCCTCACTCTATCAATTTGACCAATATGAATTCTGTTGGAGAATTGAGAGGAGTACCTTCTATTGAGAGGCCTTCATCATTGTCTAGAAGTCCCATGGGAAGCAGTTCACATGGAAATGACTCTGCTACTACTTTTAGGCCCTCTGTTACCCGTCAGAGTAATGGTTCTGGCAATCTTAAAAATGATATGCACAATGTGCTGCCTCTCTCTGAGAGGAATTCTAAAGAAGTGCCTATGGCAAGTTCCACTGAGAGGACTACCCCGCTATTTTCTGGGAATTCCATGGAAAGTGTTGCAAATAGGAATTCCGATTTTCCTACTACACTCAGGTTCATTAGACCTGATGGATTCAATCCTAGTTACGGATCTAATATAAGTTCGAGATATGTCTCAAATGCAGCATATCGTTCTCAAAGTAACCCAACAATCCACCGTAAGCTCAAAAAGGAATCTACTTGTGTAATAATGTAG
- the LOC129802432 gene encoding putative helicase mov-10-B.2 isoform X1 has product MLTSKKKAILYEFVVDLLVKGIITYKYPDNHIQKSHIKKIFRSYLIKHGAFDQFYQDNLSSILEECKIIDPLEGSRKDDRTIYKFSSERLLELIKKFTKVGKFFTLKGLIDPEPSELFVHHSVTFSSLTPGDAPYRYYCAICEMAFKLPRAYEDHMRFHVNCAIPRTAKVFPQSFKLSVVEITMQNVVLEIANRLDTYQSIQRIQLISPSYMNIPISVSNWPIFLDEGKSIVLEVPRIVFQDIFEVMGIWKIVFKFNGKKVSRGTEVYDLVSYDRNEYVKKLIAEEETKDNDELKLYRTLQHYPTYEMEALFNRDFTIDGKTNSLEINLYRKLNEYNTADRSTRLRQSNYVEVMSHSLQIEELSVGREVRKYNRCDQMLHNYGRHLYSLDIENVSEMRPSILPFDRICLISQDEYFFTQPPYDSKTIADAEKIFGSIVRIECDSILVRIWEEIRTDVMYHVSFLPNRSNFRIEGHALYLLKNSPKLQSILFPTEPPAPINSLAKKEPIWFNKCVAQNAEQKSAIMHIVAGTAYPCPYIIFGPPGTGKTLTVVEAVCQLWKQQKNSHILITAQSNSACDEIVLRLLRYLPSCDILRMFSKVKEKELPMMDPELARVANVKGDFLYYPPLKRIYEYRIVVCTMSTAGKLVQARIDTKHFSHVFIDESGCCTETQTIVPIVGVIANEHNIHGQIILAGDHKQLGPVLTSSLARDRDYHVSMMERLINSPVYKKHVATNEYNANLVTKLIHNYRSYPPLLDISNIMFYDDELISNVDNDWALHWKFLPNKGIPIVMDPIVGYCDQDYDSPSYFNIEEVNAVMTIIEEILSNGINSRKIKESHLGIIAPYRKQVMKIREKCTARNWNDIDVGSVELFQGKEKEVIIVSTVRSQRRSLGFLSDPKRLNVLLTRAKALLIIVGNPGTLKNDKNWRFVVDLCREYGLITTLSYNMRFSKYFDEVLTGMTIDFRRMNL; this is encoded by the exons ATGTTAACATCGAAGAAAAAAg CAATTCTGTATGAATTTGTAGTAGATTTGCTGGTTAAAGGTATAATCACCTACAAATATCCCGATAATCACATCCAAAAGAGTCACATTAAGAAGATCTTTAGAAGCTATCTGATAAAGCATGGCGCCTTCGATCAATTTTACCAAGACAAT CTCTCCTCTATCTTGGAAGAATGCAAGATTATTGATCCTCTGGAGGGTTCTCGAAAAGATGACAGGACTATTTACAAGTTCTCCAGTGAGCGTCTGCTTGAGTTGATCAAGAAGTTTACCAAAGTGGGAAAATTTTTCACACTCAAGGGACTGATTGATCCGGAACCCAGTGAATTGTTTGTCCATCACAGTGTGACATTCTCTTCACTGACACCCGGTGATGCTCCCTATCGTTATTACTGCGCGATTTGCGAGATGGCTTTCAAGTTACCAAGAGCATATGAAGATCATATGAGATTTCATGTTAATTGTGCTATTCCCAGGACGGCTAAAGT atTTCCTCAGTCATTCAAACTATCAGTGGTGGAGATAACAATGCAGAACGTCGTGCTGGAGATTGCAAACAGACTTGATACGTATCAGAGTATCCAGAGGATTCAATTAATTTCTCCGTCCTACATGAATATTCCAATTTCCGTCTCAAATTGGCCAATTTTCTTAGATGAAGGGAAAAGTATAGTTCTCGAAGTGCCTCGGATTGTCTTTCAGGATATATTCGAGGTGATGGGCATTTGGAAAATTGTCTTTAAGTTTAACGGGAAGAAAGTCAGTCGAGGAACGGAAGTGTATGATCTTGTG tcTTACGATAGAAACGAGTACGTGAAGAAATTGATAGCTGAAGAAGAGAC TAAAGATAATGATGAGCTAAAATTGTATAGAACACTTCAGCATTATCCAACGTATGAAATGGAGGCTCTATTTAACAGAGACTTTACAATTGACGGAAAGACCAATTCCCTTGAAATCAATTTGTATAGAAAGCTCAATGAGTACAATACGGCTGATAGATCAACCAGACTTCGTCAGAGTAACTATGTGGAAGTTATGAGTCACTCACTGCAGATTGAGGAACTGAGTGTAGGCAGAGAAGTACGAAAGTACAATAGGTGTGACCAAATGCTACATAATTATGGTAGACACCTCTACTCTCTGGATATTGAGAATGTATCAGAGATGAGACCGTCGATTTTGCCATTTGATCGAATTTGTTTGATATCGCAAGATGAGTATTTTTTTACACAACCACCGTATGACTCGAAAACAATTGCTGATGCAGAAAAGATATTCGGATCAATTGTTCGAATTGAGTGTGATTCTATATTGGTACGAATATGGGAAGAAATCAGGACAGATGTGATGTACCATGTGAGCTTTTTGCCCAACAGAAGTAATTTTCGCATTGAAGGACATGCTCTCTACTTACTGAAGAATTCACCTAAACTTCAGAGCATTCTCTTTCCTACTGAGCCACCAGCACCTATTAATTCTTTGGCTAAGAAAga ACCAATTTGGTTTAATAAGTGTGTGGCACAGAATGCTGAACAGAAAAGTGCAATAATGCACATTGTAGCTGGAACTGCATATCCCTGTCCCTATATAATCTTTGGTCCTCCGGGAACGGGAAAAACTTTGACTGTGGTCGAAGCAGTTTGCCAACTGTGGAAGCAGCAAAAGAACTCCCACATTTTGATAACTGCTCAATCTAATTCCGCATGCGATGAGATCGTTTTGCGCCTTCTTAGATACCTGCCCAGTTGCGACATTCTCAGAATGTTTTCTAAGGTGAAGGAGAAGGAACTCCCCATGATGGACCCTGAATTGGCTAGAGTGGCGAATGTGAAAGGTGATTTTTTGTACTATCCACCGCTAAAGAGGATATACGAGTACAGAATCGTCGTTTGTACCATGAGTACAGCGGGAAA ATTGGTGCAAGCTAGAATTGATACCAAACACTTCAGTCATGTCTTCATTGATGAAAGTGGCTGCTGCACAGAGACACAAACAATTGTTCCAATTGTGGGTGTTATTGCAAATGAGCATAACATTCATGGACAAATAATCCTTGCTGGAGATCATAAACAATTGGGGCCTGTTTTAACGTCTTCCCTGGCAAGGGATCGAGACTATCATGTTTCTATGATGGAACGTCTCATCAATAGTCCTGTTTACAAGAAGCATGTCGCAACTAACGAGTACAATGCGAATCTTGTGACTAAATTGATTCACAACTATCGATCCTACCCACCTCTTCTCGATATATCCAACATAATGTTCTACGATGACGAACTAATTTCGAATGTCGACAATGATTGGGCATTGCATTGGAAATTTCTTCCAAATAAGGGTATCCCGATTGTGATGGATCCAATTGTAGGATACTGTGATCAAGACTACGATTCACCAagttattttaatattgaagaagTCAATGCTGTGATGACAATCATTGAAGAAATACTCTCCAATGGCATCAATTCAAGGAAGATAAAAGAAAGTCATTTGGGTATAATTGCACCATATAGAAAGCAAGTGATGAAGATTCGTGAAAAATGTACGGCTCGCAATTGGAATGATATCGATGTGGGTTCTGTGGAATTGTTCCAGGGAAAGGAGAAAGAAGTGATAATTGTGTCAACGGTGAGATCACAAAGGAGATCGCTGGGATTTCTGAGTGATCCCAAAAGGCTCAATGTCTTACTGACTCGTGCAAAAGCACTCTTGATCATTGTGGGCAATCCTGGAACGCTCAAGAATGACAAAAATTGGAGATTTGTTGTTGATCTTTGCAGAGAATATGGACTGATTACTACATTGTCCTACAACATGcgattttctaaatattttgatgAAGTACTCACTGGCATGACGATTGATTTTAGACGTATGAACTTGTAA
- the LOC129802432 gene encoding putative helicase mov-10-B.2 isoform X2: MAFKLPRAYEDHMRFHVNCAIPRTAKVFPQSFKLSVVEITMQNVVLEIANRLDTYQSIQRIQLISPSYMNIPISVSNWPIFLDEGKSIVLEVPRIVFQDIFEVMGIWKIVFKFNGKKVSRGTEVYDLVSYDRNEYVKKLIAEEETKDNDELKLYRTLQHYPTYEMEALFNRDFTIDGKTNSLEINLYRKLNEYNTADRSTRLRQSNYVEVMSHSLQIEELSVGREVRKYNRCDQMLHNYGRHLYSLDIENVSEMRPSILPFDRICLISQDEYFFTQPPYDSKTIADAEKIFGSIVRIECDSILVRIWEEIRTDVMYHVSFLPNRSNFRIEGHALYLLKNSPKLQSILFPTEPPAPINSLAKKEPIWFNKCVAQNAEQKSAIMHIVAGTAYPCPYIIFGPPGTGKTLTVVEAVCQLWKQQKNSHILITAQSNSACDEIVLRLLRYLPSCDILRMFSKVKEKELPMMDPELARVANVKGDFLYYPPLKRIYEYRIVVCTMSTAGKLVQARIDTKHFSHVFIDESGCCTETQTIVPIVGVIANEHNIHGQIILAGDHKQLGPVLTSSLARDRDYHVSMMERLINSPVYKKHVATNEYNANLVTKLIHNYRSYPPLLDISNIMFYDDELISNVDNDWALHWKFLPNKGIPIVMDPIVGYCDQDYDSPSYFNIEEVNAVMTIIEEILSNGINSRKIKESHLGIIAPYRKQVMKIREKCTARNWNDIDVGSVELFQGKEKEVIIVSTVRSQRRSLGFLSDPKRLNVLLTRAKALLIIVGNPGTLKNDKNWRFVVDLCREYGLITTLSYNMRFSKYFDEVLTGMTIDFRRMNL; the protein is encoded by the exons ATGGCTTTCAAGTTACCAAGAGCATATGAAGATCATATGAGATTTCATGTTAATTGTGCTATTCCCAGGACGGCTAAAGT atTTCCTCAGTCATTCAAACTATCAGTGGTGGAGATAACAATGCAGAACGTCGTGCTGGAGATTGCAAACAGACTTGATACGTATCAGAGTATCCAGAGGATTCAATTAATTTCTCCGTCCTACATGAATATTCCAATTTCCGTCTCAAATTGGCCAATTTTCTTAGATGAAGGGAAAAGTATAGTTCTCGAAGTGCCTCGGATTGTCTTTCAGGATATATTCGAGGTGATGGGCATTTGGAAAATTGTCTTTAAGTTTAACGGGAAGAAAGTCAGTCGAGGAACGGAAGTGTATGATCTTGTG tcTTACGATAGAAACGAGTACGTGAAGAAATTGATAGCTGAAGAAGAGAC TAAAGATAATGATGAGCTAAAATTGTATAGAACACTTCAGCATTATCCAACGTATGAAATGGAGGCTCTATTTAACAGAGACTTTACAATTGACGGAAAGACCAATTCCCTTGAAATCAATTTGTATAGAAAGCTCAATGAGTACAATACGGCTGATAGATCAACCAGACTTCGTCAGAGTAACTATGTGGAAGTTATGAGTCACTCACTGCAGATTGAGGAACTGAGTGTAGGCAGAGAAGTACGAAAGTACAATAGGTGTGACCAAATGCTACATAATTATGGTAGACACCTCTACTCTCTGGATATTGAGAATGTATCAGAGATGAGACCGTCGATTTTGCCATTTGATCGAATTTGTTTGATATCGCAAGATGAGTATTTTTTTACACAACCACCGTATGACTCGAAAACAATTGCTGATGCAGAAAAGATATTCGGATCAATTGTTCGAATTGAGTGTGATTCTATATTGGTACGAATATGGGAAGAAATCAGGACAGATGTGATGTACCATGTGAGCTTTTTGCCCAACAGAAGTAATTTTCGCATTGAAGGACATGCTCTCTACTTACTGAAGAATTCACCTAAACTTCAGAGCATTCTCTTTCCTACTGAGCCACCAGCACCTATTAATTCTTTGGCTAAGAAAga ACCAATTTGGTTTAATAAGTGTGTGGCACAGAATGCTGAACAGAAAAGTGCAATAATGCACATTGTAGCTGGAACTGCATATCCCTGTCCCTATATAATCTTTGGTCCTCCGGGAACGGGAAAAACTTTGACTGTGGTCGAAGCAGTTTGCCAACTGTGGAAGCAGCAAAAGAACTCCCACATTTTGATAACTGCTCAATCTAATTCCGCATGCGATGAGATCGTTTTGCGCCTTCTTAGATACCTGCCCAGTTGCGACATTCTCAGAATGTTTTCTAAGGTGAAGGAGAAGGAACTCCCCATGATGGACCCTGAATTGGCTAGAGTGGCGAATGTGAAAGGTGATTTTTTGTACTATCCACCGCTAAAGAGGATATACGAGTACAGAATCGTCGTTTGTACCATGAGTACAGCGGGAAA ATTGGTGCAAGCTAGAATTGATACCAAACACTTCAGTCATGTCTTCATTGATGAAAGTGGCTGCTGCACAGAGACACAAACAATTGTTCCAATTGTGGGTGTTATTGCAAATGAGCATAACATTCATGGACAAATAATCCTTGCTGGAGATCATAAACAATTGGGGCCTGTTTTAACGTCTTCCCTGGCAAGGGATCGAGACTATCATGTTTCTATGATGGAACGTCTCATCAATAGTCCTGTTTACAAGAAGCATGTCGCAACTAACGAGTACAATGCGAATCTTGTGACTAAATTGATTCACAACTATCGATCCTACCCACCTCTTCTCGATATATCCAACATAATGTTCTACGATGACGAACTAATTTCGAATGTCGACAATGATTGGGCATTGCATTGGAAATTTCTTCCAAATAAGGGTATCCCGATTGTGATGGATCCAATTGTAGGATACTGTGATCAAGACTACGATTCACCAagttattttaatattgaagaagTCAATGCTGTGATGACAATCATTGAAGAAATACTCTCCAATGGCATCAATTCAAGGAAGATAAAAGAAAGTCATTTGGGTATAATTGCACCATATAGAAAGCAAGTGATGAAGATTCGTGAAAAATGTACGGCTCGCAATTGGAATGATATCGATGTGGGTTCTGTGGAATTGTTCCAGGGAAAGGAGAAAGAAGTGATAATTGTGTCAACGGTGAGATCACAAAGGAGATCGCTGGGATTTCTGAGTGATCCCAAAAGGCTCAATGTCTTACTGACTCGTGCAAAAGCACTCTTGATCATTGTGGGCAATCCTGGAACGCTCAAGAATGACAAAAATTGGAGATTTGTTGTTGATCTTTGCAGAGAATATGGACTGATTACTACATTGTCCTACAACATGcgattttctaaatattttgatgAAGTACTCACTGGCATGACGATTGATTTTAGACGTATGAACTTGTAA
- the LOC129802457 gene encoding anaphase-promoting complex subunit 10: MNPKTGGDENPSVEERAGVVREVGSNAVWSLSSCKPGFGVEQLRDNCMDTYWQSDGTLPHLVNIQFQRKTTVNQIYIYTDYKLDESYTPSRISIRSGTHFNDLQEVEVIDLCEPTGWVMIPIRDIREKPIRTFMIQIAVISNHQNGRDTHMRQIRIHSPIEGRNCPIENYGNFSTVQFLQYSTIR, from the exons ATGAATCCTAAAACAGGCGGAGATGAAAATCCATCAGTAGAGGAACGTGCAGGAGTAGTTCGAGAAGTAGGATCCAATGCAGTTTGGAGTTTATCATCGTGTAAACCTG GATTCGGCGTCGAACAATTGCGTGACAATTGCATGGACACCTATTGGCAATCCGATGGCACACTTCCTCATCTCGTGAATATCCAATTTCAACGAAAAACAACAGTCAATCAAATCTACATCTATACAGACTATAAATTGGATGAAAGCTATACACCTAGTCGGATTTCCATAAGATCCGGAACACATTTCAATGATTTACAGGAAGTAGAAGTAATTGATTTATGCGAGCCAACAG GCTGGGTCATGATTCCCATTCGAGATATCCGAGAGAAACCCATTCGAACCTTTATGATCCAGATTGCTGTGATATCTAACCATCAGAATGGGAGGGATACCCATATGAGACAGATTCGTATTCACTCACCCATCGAAGGCAGAAATTGTCCGATTGAAAATTATGGCAATTTCAGCACTGTTCAATTTCTCCAATACAGTACAATACGATAG